From the genome of Sandaracinaceae bacterium, one region includes:
- a CDS encoding class I SAM-dependent methyltransferase, translating to MNRHRLYEVAVQSPEADVAFFERVWSEPRPALTLREDFAGTALIAAAWVESDDDREAVAVEHDAELVREAEARRAAMDEEESERVTIVRGDVRALSDRCFDLIVAMNFSWAIFDDAALAAYLASARACLEDDGLLVLERFGGPALAAPCRDEHPHDGFTYVWEQRGARDGWLDARIHFELDDGAALMDAFRYRFRLRSLDEERALLRAAGFGELQYFVEDRGGRYAVRQREPSWPRHRGAWVGRPGGASRVETG from the coding sequence GTGAATCGCCATCGGCTGTACGAGGTCGCGGTCCAGTCGCCCGAGGCCGACGTCGCGTTCTTCGAGCGCGTCTGGTCCGAGCCGCGCCCCGCGCTGACGCTGCGCGAGGACTTCGCGGGCACCGCGCTGATCGCGGCCGCCTGGGTGGAGAGCGACGACGATCGCGAGGCGGTCGCGGTGGAGCACGACGCGGAGCTCGTGCGGGAGGCGGAGGCGCGCCGGGCCGCGATGGACGAGGAGGAGTCCGAGCGCGTGACGATCGTGCGCGGCGACGTGCGCGCGCTCTCCGACCGCTGCTTCGACCTCATCGTCGCGATGAACTTCAGCTGGGCGATCTTCGACGACGCCGCCCTCGCCGCGTACCTCGCGAGCGCGCGGGCGTGCCTCGAGGACGACGGGCTGCTCGTGCTCGAGCGCTTCGGAGGCCCCGCGCTCGCGGCCCCGTGTCGAGACGAGCACCCACACGACGGGTTCACGTACGTCTGGGAGCAGCGCGGCGCCCGGGACGGATGGCTCGACGCGCGCATCCACTTCGAGCTCGACGACGGCGCCGCTCTGATGGACGCCTTCCGATACCGCTTCCGGCTGCGCTCGCTCGACGAGGAGCGCGCCCTCCTGCGAGCGGCCGGGTTCGGAGAGCTTCAATACTTCGTGGAGGACCGCGGCGGTCGCTACGCGGTCCGCCAGCGTGAGCCGAGCTGGCCGCGGCACCGCGGCGCCTGGGTGGGCCGCCCGGGTGGCGCCTCGAGGGTCGAAACCGGCTAG